The following coding sequences lie in one Xylocopa sonorina isolate GNS202 chromosome 7, iyXylSono1_principal, whole genome shotgun sequence genomic window:
- the LOC143425411 gene encoding uncharacterized protein LOC143425411, with product MDLDKKEAAAKTVYEMDREKRQMFRDKLKQLAECDEIVSTETVNAIGRVTDVVRAADDNAPSSDELDEDLQEQYKDLNLYLGLPNDTYSLTAIRPELPSCVRYGVRSGLTHINMPKFSPLSRGHQGGASAIAAFAATTVYKSHCWNEAVIDQIIEDGDTFYCESYKDINTDDRRLLSILDLKRTLCVQNKLTVNVSIQEAAYAGKFRSTEPTELHLVKALDLFFKRHKAGILSSSVLNVAIWRDAKYYNLFDGQARKESCEPAPDGVDGTAKLFLVKDLIGLLFIILEKSNVKNEPFVLYAIAISGVDHYTQPVDADKPERADQIPQRRPSGYKIQEKYRAVVQGSYHITHPAIPAPLRSRTFLIIALAALIYSRLVNANKWTSALIDLIFNQSNIYFVDLVRVLEKNLHDEEFELRLDDVMGDIILGAYSAKVKIRTNVVPGYGQKRGKLGIDDGIREFFASQVTGLLEIKNFFYAIWRHDDTYYFMDPYACDDEGFRSGTAELDGYLNPGEAACVTMNSSINQVVETIMENTGTRDRDPFMIHGVRVLYVKTGTTPGGPLEKVIYREKGTNRRPQPPPAAIAKEDVKQDEIVDTKPTIRPDMDKMRDVAVQVPDLIRDAEDYMMADDEPLTYVIEEEEEEDMERWRAEAEETEDEEEEAVEVPEEKEPVEEPVARTVRGYKVINPHRLLLHGSKNCLDDSFVDRSRGKQGLIAALSALAYRRLKEPAKWRNMDVDQLVDVSNKIYEDVIDWIRKGRPEIKDEKMGELMGEEEEEEEEELEDEGEGEEEEKLLPIPSHLDMTMLPVRLKMGENDVFFKTKMKIIQGEAVPLANLAEALECYFHRYSELILENKRLLYGIWKEDTNFFMFNPYGSDPEGWRLRDYPASFAVVANLNELIDLLYGVMEFNDPAFIIHFVALDSIQPGLYATEDEIIVPEDTGIEQFKTRFLPITDEDLAKLEAELKAVEEVEEEPDVDVVDVMDEEEEEEEEEVEKRVKTRTVHEEVEKPIIDPLLEVEEQEQPDAPYRLNLILLTTNMKIQDENEETIDQVHEQIALEKLKYDHPPPYVMPSGKTLQKLLEAKRAKRSIPSLVSRFSIDSRLDVKKKGGLATAFMGKSAMLMQADMAEDVKPSKMIKLSPKRYLYSRILPICLMPLRAINDIYIQDEDLNKAIREEELQRLEDEKRRAEEYVRDDMPEVPVGVRIRPTLIPLGPTIKTPTPEKRMTTCIEKKKRKCLLSKADEGDALMEKILCNTEDLLLELLFPDFKAKDQSQLEPNITDSKTKNLTKPMAPETTTIKRSATDDQKKKSSQDSYGLKLTEDGIRILQGNMCLENRTVNEACHFKSCFFAALLCILAKIKLDPDRFSGKTLDQLIFLGDKIYQQTGKLRYKPYRWFHHIEILDTIYNVITKQVIYADPVSCEDDELEFVVENFFEKNKTGIIVFSNCSYAFWSANDRYYLFDPYACDERGNMSEEGYSSLMEFCDQSSMIEKIEANVGENTKKPYRIYTVCIAHMETRKRKKKRKKKRVKCVEKPEEESKNRVEEPPEVELSTASEASLIEVVDWVKQESKTSLVYDMTIPGFSPIEHYNASMFDVTVLEDEITDPRLAPFKKSSLRQSEKAEDEFEAVKLLVRRKVYNRKFKPHTAVTTPLDVCIMAWSLIHDPITWSVRTIKGLFDACVDYTFDSILAAEDSTVSELTDGLLPEFEIANYIFRVVFVPLHYGTLYSNEGWNLSMSLQKVFATPSYTGAIIICGDSHIGVLKKEENHFAWWTVRRTKNLRIVTSVDMKEFLKLIVQEFDQPEQAIFVMRVITVSYAQKVDPDCSDTRGLHEPVVPVTSLPEIHTMPQKSYDLEAIFKPTMPDSNKPIFILGTVALSNRDVVTEPKVKRCYFVAVLAVMVKRDIIQSPMPGMVDKVLEVAESVYREFSEPKFHTEHILRNVTVMNRIFDFRDCASPLATLTVNARTLRTDFYSQVRKHLKKYFKTNTSGILHFSNCCYGFWYSRATNAYYYIDPYQCNEKGRKVTNGGKACLCIFATICQMVKNMCFNQFEETTGFFIHRLHVDSVNVPPFRTFKEDPMWLYLDYHWNFRHAPDIVKSGTKKKRVDEGKTENVKQFWNNYAVEVSNLIYSVWGTIGSYDSRFGDRAGKNQAAICVAALAMQYLSHPSRWGPAILDSAVICGDSYYTESLRSAVQKCSKHYNTFNLQSCFKIFPHLWTIDFKEGICGILYGARNRMTLTMALTKSFEESPNVLIECNKITLATLAAKDGYYVADPCWVGPPLFDKDHSAIYVLRCRNMNTLIYAVIKMLNTNQKLDFRLTPVTFTFEQEDFNLADGKKREVKKKVLLEPVRTAPGRADEVGLSIPGAQTVPDGDSYLTYYRNLATGILKGRELENPELPSVEPVLQEHNMTSMLVSTTWHLNLGQAAPLEKATPVFDAQLIEHVPEQCEKRVVDSFVPFHPAQMSITDFLATCDDYPRMVDFTSDRAPPQRPLECAATPSFVTDDARQQFRAYADDMADEVYKTYKHRLPKPARQRTAAGDSRLAADVGDIHTITEEETELKENSPATEGETEATDDDVYAETEATEATDETADDD from the exons ATGGATTTGGACAAAAAGGAAGCCGCCGCGAAGACAGTGTACGAAATGGACCGAGAGAAGAGGCAGATGTTCAGAGATAAATTGAAGCAACTGGCGGAATGCGACGAGATCGTCTCCACCGAGACTGTGAACGCTATTGGTCGAGTGACTGATGTTGTTCGAGCCGCTGACGACAATGCTCCTAGCAGCGATGAACTTGACGAAGACCTCCAGGAACAATATAAAGACCTAAATCTGTATCTAGGCCTGCCAAATGATACTTATTCTCTGACTGCAATTAGGCCAGAACTTCCATCGTGCGTCAGATACGGTGTACGTTCGGGACTGACGCACATCAACATGCCAAAATTTTCGCCATTATCTAGGGGCCATCAG GGTGGTGCGTCAGCGATTGCTGCGTTCGCAGCAACGACAGTCTACAAGTCCCATTGTTGGAACGAGGCAGTTATTGATCAGATCATCGAGGACGGTGATACATTTTACTGTGAATCATACAAGGATATAAACACCGACGACCGACGATTATTGTCGATCCTTGACTTAAAGAGGACACTTTGCGTCCAGAACAAGCTCACCGTGAACGTTAGCATCCAAGAAGCCGCGTACGCTGGAAAGTTTCGCTCCACTGAGCCAACAGAGTTGCATTTGGTGAAGGCGCTGGACTTGTTCTTCAAGCGCCACAAGGCTGGCATTTTATCGTCATCCGTGTTGAACGTGGCGATCTGGAGAGATGCGAAATATTATAATCTGTTCGACGGCCAAGCGAGAAAGGAGAGCTGCGAGCCAGCGCCTGACGGAGTCGATGGAACGGCGAAGCTGTTCCTGGTGAAGGATCTAATAGGACTTCTCTTCATTATCCTCGAGAAGAGTAACGTGAAGAACGAGCCTTTCGTCCTCTACGCTATTGCCATCAGCGGTGTGGATCATTACACCCAGCCAGTGGACGCTGACAAGCCAGAAAGAGCCGATCAGATACCCCAAAGGCGACCAAGTGGTTACAAGATACAGGAAAAGTATCGAGCAGTGGTGCAAGGCTCTTATCACATCACGCACCCCGCCATACCAGCCCCGCTTCGTAGTCGAACCTTCTTGATCATAGCTCTGGCGGCTCTAATATACTCGCGTCTGGTGAACGCTAACAAATGGACCAGCGCCCTGATCGATCTAATTTTCAATCAGTCGAACATCTATTTCGTCGATTTGGTACGCGTCCTCGAGAAGAACCTGCACGACGAAGAGTTCGAGCTTCGTCTGGACGACGTCATGGGCGACATTATTCTCGGCGCTTACTCCGCGAAAGTGAAGATCCGAACGAACGTTGTCCCGGGTTATGGACAGAAAAGAGGCAAACTTGGCATCGATGATGGCATACGAGAGTTTTTCGCGAGCCAAGTAACCGGTTTGCTGGAGATTAAAAATTTCTTTTACGCAATTTGGAGGCACGACGACACTTATTACTTCATGGATCCGTATGCTTGCGACGACGAGGGGTTTCGAAGCGGAACGGCTGAACTGGACGGCTATTTGAATCCCGGAGAAGCCGCTTGCGTGACGATGAACAGCTCGATCAATCAGGTGGTGGAAACTATAATGGAGAACACTGGTACCAGGGACAGAGATCCCTTCATGATCCACGGAGTTAGGGTGCTCTACGTGAAGACTGGGACCACACCTGGCGGTCCTCTGGAGAAAGTGATCTACAGGGAGAAGGGTACGAATCGCAGACCACAGCCTCCTCCAGCGGCGATCGCGAAGGAAGACGTAAAGCAAGACGAAATAGTCGATACGAAGCCAACGATACGGCCAGACATGGACAAAATGAGAGACGTCGCGGTTCAAGTACCAGATCTGATCAGAGACGCTGAGGATTACATGATGGCGGATGACGAACCATTAACTTACGTGATC gaagaggaggaagaagaagatatGGAGAGGTGGCGAGCAGAAGCTGAGGAAACGGAAGACGAGGAAGAGGAAGCGGTTGAAGTACCAGAAGAGAAAGAACCCGTCGAAGAACCAGTTGCAAGGACAGTAAGAGGTTACAAAGTGATCAATCCTCATCGGTTGCTTCTGCATGGTTCCAAAAACTGTTTGGACGATAGTTTCGTCGATCGTTCGAGGGGCAAACAAGGGTTGATAGCAGCTCTGTCGGCCTTGGCTTACAGGAGATTAAAGGAGCCCGCGAAATGGCGAAACATGGACGTTGATCAGCTCGTCGACGTGAGCAATAAAATTTATGAAGACGTCATAGACTGGATCAGGAAAGGGCGTCCTGAGATAAAGGATGAAAAGATGGGGGAGTTGATgggagaagaggaagaagaagaggaagaggagttGGAGGATGAAGGAGAAGGGGAGGAAGAGGAGAAATTGCTACCTATACCCAGTCACTTGGATATGACCATGTTACCCGTTAGACTGAAAATGGGCGAGAACGACGTGTTTTTTAAGACGAAGATGAAAATCATTCAGGGAGAAGCGGTTCCATTGGCGAACCTCGCTGAGGCCCTCGAATGCTACTTCCATCGATACTCAGAGTTGATATTGGAGAACAAGAGATTATTGTATGGTATTTGGAAGGAAGACACGAATTTCTTCATGTTCAATCCCTACGGAAGCGATCCAGAGGGTTGGCGTCTTCGCGACTACCCGGCTTCATTCGCAGTGGTGGCCAACCTGAACGAATTAATCGATCTCCTATACGGCGTAATGGAGTTCAATGACCCGGCTTTTATTATTCACTTCGTTGCATTGGATTCCATACAACCTGGCCTGTACGCTACTGAGGATGAAATAATCGTTCCAGAGGACACTGGGATCGAGCAATTCAAGACGAGATTCTTACCAATCACGGACGAGGATCTAGCCAAGTTGGAGGCCGAGTTGAAGGCAGTAGAGGAGGTCGAAGAAGAACCAGACGTGGATGTAGTGGATGTTATggacgaggaggaggaagaggaggaggaggaagtggAAAAGAGAGTCAAAACTCGTACGGTACACGAAGAAGTGGAGAAGCCAATAATCGATCCTCTCCTCGAAGTTGAGGAGCAAGAACAACCTGATGCGCCCTATCGGTTGAATCTCATTCTCCTAACGACCAACATGAAGATCCAAGATGAAAACGAAGAAACCATCGATCAAGTGCATGAACAGATAGCCCTGGAGAAATTAAAATACGATCATCCTCCGCCTTACGTTATGCCATCGGGTAAAACCTTGCAGAAGTTGCTGGAAGCGAAACGAGCGAAGAGATCCATCCCATCTTTAGTATCGAGGTTCTCGATAGACTCCAGGCTAGATGTGAAGAAGAAGGGTGGCCTCGCCACGGCCTTCATGGGCAAGTCGGCTATGCTCATGCAAGCAGACATGGCTGAGGATGTTAAACCTTCGAAGATGATCAAGTTGTCTCCGAAAAGATATTTGTATTCGCGAATTTTACCGATTTGTCTGATGCCTCTGAGGGCAATCAACGACATATACATCCAAGACGAGGACCTCAACAAAGCCATACGCGAAGAAGAACTACAGAGATTGGAGGACGAGAAAAGGAGGGCTGAAGAGTACGTTCGCGATGACATGCCGGAAGTACCTGTCGGAGTTCGCATTCGTCCGACGTTGATACCACTCGGGCCAACTATAAAAACGCCTACCCCTGAAAAGAGAATGACCACCTGCATCGAGAAGAAGAAACGGAAGTGTTTGTTATCGAAGGCTGACGAGGGGGATGCTCTGATGGAGAAGATCCTTTGCAACACCGAGGATTTGTTGCTAGAATTGCTCTTCCCTGATTTTAAAGCGAAAGATCAG TCGCAGCTGGAACCAAACATTACGGACTCGAAAACTAAGAACTTAACTAAGCCGATGGCCCCCGAAACGACGACAATTAAACGAAGTGCCACTGACGATCAAAAGAAGAAATCATCGCAAGATTCTTACGGTTTAAAA CTTACGGAAGATGGAATTCGAATACTGCAAGGTAACATGTGCCTCGAGAATCGCACGGTAAACGAAGCTTGCCACTTCAAGTCTTGCTTCTTTGCCGCGTTACTCTGCATCCTGGCGAAGATTAAGTTAGACCCAGATCGATTCTCGGGGAAAACCCTGGATCAACTAATTTTCCTGGGGGACAAGATCTACCAGCAAACCGGGAAACTTCGATACAAACCGTATCGATGGTTCCATCACATCGAGATCCTCGACACGATTTACAACGTGATTACGAAGCAAGTGATATACGCGGATCCTGTGAGCTGCGAGGACGACGAGCTCGAGTTCGTAGTAGAGAATTTCTTCGAGAAAAATAAAACCGGAATAATCGTCTTCTCTAATTGTTCGTACGCCTTTTGGTCTGCGAACGATCGATATTATTTGTTCGATCCTTACGCCTGCGACGAAAGAGGAAACATGTCGGAGGAAGGTTATTCCAGTCTCATGGAATTTTGCGATCAGAGCTCGATGATCGAGAAGATCGAGGCGAATGTCGGCGAGAATACGAAGAAACCGTATCGAATATACACCGTGTGCATAGCTCACATGGAGACGAGGAAACGTAAGAAGAAACGGAAGAAGAAGCGGGTTAAATGCGTGGAGAAGCCAGAAGAGGAATCGAAGAACCGCGTCGAAGAACCGCCGGAAGTGGAATTGTCTACTGCGTCTGAAGCGTCTTTGATCGAGGTGGTTGACTGGGTGAAGCAAGAATCGAAGACTAGTCTTGTATACGACATGACAATTCCTGGTTTCAGTCCCATTGAACATTATAACGCCTCGATGTTCGACGTGACCGTCTTGGAGGACGAAATCACTGACCCAAGGTTGGCACCTTTCAAGAAGTCTTCGTTGAGGCAATCAGAAAAAGCAGAGGACGAATTCGAGGCGGTAAAACTGTTGGTCAGGAGAAAAGTGTACAACAGAAAGTTCAAACCACACACAGCAGTCACAACTCCGTTGGATGTTTGCATCATGGCCTGGTCGTTGATCCACGATCCAATTACCTGGTCCGTAAGAACAATTAAAGGATTGTTCGACGCCTGTGTCGATTACACCTTCGATAGCATTCTGGCTGCGGAGGATTCGACTGTTAGCGAGCTGACCGATGGCTTGCTACCTGAATTTGAAATAGCCAATTACATCTTTCGAGTAGTGTTCGTGCCCCTTCATTACGGAACGCTTTACAGTAACGAGGGTTGGAACCTTTCGATGTCCTTGCAGAAGGTGTTCGCCACACCCAGTTACACAGGCGCGATTATAATCTGCGGCGACTCGCACATTGGCGTTTTAAAGAAGGAGGAGAATCACTTCGCCTGGTGGACAGTCAGGAGGACGAAAAATTTGAGGATCGTAACATCGGTAGATATGAAGGAGTTTTTGAAACTGATCGTTCAAGAGTTCGATCAACCTGAACAGGCGATTTTCGTGATGAGAGTGATCACTGTGTCCTACGCGCAAAAGGTCGATCCTGACTGTAGCGACACGAGAGGTCTTCACGAGCCAGTGGTACCAGTCACCTCGTTACCGGAAATTCACACAATGCCCCAGAAATCTTATGACCTCGAAGCGATTTTCAAGCCTACCATGCCAGATTCCAACAAACCGATCTTCATACTTGGAACCGTCGCTCTGAGCAACAGAGACGTGGTGACTGAGCCGAAAGTTAAGAGGTGTTACTTTGTTGCTGTGCTAGCAGTGATGGTGAAGAGAGATATCATCCAGAGCCCGATGCCAGGAATGGTTGACAAGGTGTTGGAGGTAGCTGAATCGGTTTACAGGGAGTTTTCAGAGCCCAAGTTCCATACAGAGCACATCCTGCGTAACGTCACTGTGATGAACAGAATCTTCGATTTTCGTGATTGCGCGTCCCCTCTAGCGACGCTCACAGTGAACGCGAGGACTTTAAGGACTGACTTTTACAGTCAG gtaaggaagcatttgaaaaagTATTTTAAAACGAACACAAGTGGGATTCTACATTTCTCCAATTGCTGTTACGGCTTCTGGTACTCGAGAGCCACCAATGCGTATTACTACATAGACCCGTATCAATGCAACGAGAAAGGAAGGAAAGTTACAAACGGCGGTAAAGCTTGTCTGTGCATTTTCGCGACCATTTGTCAGATGGTGAAGAATATGTGCTTCAATCAATTCGAAGAGACCACAGGTTTCTTCATTCATCGTCTCCACGTGGACTCGGTGAACGTACCGCCGTTCAGAACGTTCAAAGAGGATCCCATGTGGTTGTACCTGGATTATCACTGGAACTTCCGGCACGCGCCAGACATTGTCAAGTCAGGTACGAAGAAGAAGCGCGTGGACGAAGGAAAAACGGAAAATGTCAAACAATTTTGGAACAATTACGCCGTCGAGGTGTCGAATCTTATCTACTCAGTCTGGGGTACCATTGGATCGTACGATTCCAGATTTGGTGATCGAGCTGGAAAGAATCAGGCAGCCATTTGCGTGGCTGCGCTCGCCATGCAGTATCTCAGTCATCCGTCAAGATGGGGCCCAGCTATCCTGGATTCGGCTGTGATTTGCGGCGATTCTTATTACACAGAAAGTCTACGAAGCGCTGTACAAAAATGTTCTAAGCACTACAACACGTTCAATCTACAGTCTTGCTTCAAGATCTTCCCTCATCTGTGGACCATAGATTTCAAGGAGGGTATTTGTGGAATTTTATACGGCGCTCGAAACAGAATGACTCTTACGATGGCGTTGACGAAGTCCTTCGAAGAGTCACCGAACGTTCTCATCGAATGCAACAAAATCACGTTGGCGACTCTAGCAGCGAAGGACGGGTACTACGTCGCTGATCCTTGCTGGGTTGGGCCACCGTTATTCGATAAAGATCACAGTGCAATCTACGTTCTTCGTTGCAGAAACATGAATACTTTGATCTACGCGGTGATCAAGATGTTGAATACCAACCAGAAACTCGACTTCCGTTTGACTCCTGTCACGTTCACGTTCGAACAGGAAGATTTCAACTTGGCAGATGGGAAGAAACGCGAGGTGAAGAAGAAGGTCCTCCTCGAGCCCGTTAGAACTGCTCCAGGGAGAGCAGACGAGGTTGGCCTGTCGATACCAGGCGCCCAAACGGTACCAGACGGAGACTCGTATCTCACGTACTACAGAAACCTCGCTACTGGTATACTGAAGGGTCGCGAGCTGGAAAATCCGGAATTACCATCCGTCGAGCCAGTGTTACAGGAGCATAACATGACGAGCATGCTCGTCAGCACCACGTGGCATCTGAATCTGGGCCAAGCTGCTCCCCTAGAGAAAGCTACCCCCGTGTTCGACGCTCAGCTGATCGAACACGTGCCGGAACAGTGCGAGAAACGAGTTGTCGATTCGTTCGTGCCGTTTCATCCTGCGCAGATGTCGATCACTGACTTCCTGGCAACCTGCGACGATTATCCGAGAATGGTGGACTTCACCAGCGACCGTGCCCCGCCACAGAGGCCGCTCGAATGCGCTGCCACCCCCAGCTTCGTCACTGACGACGCTCGTCAACAATTCCGCGCCTACGCGGACGATATGGCTGACGAAGTCTACAAGACTTACAAGCATCGTCTTCCAAAACCAGCTAGGCAACGAACAGCTGCTGGCGACAGTAGATTGGCAGCGGACGTGGGAGACATTCATACTATTACTGAAGAAGAGACGGAATTAAAAGAGAACTCCCCCGCTACTGAAGGAGAGACGGAGGCGACTGATGACGATGTGTACGCGGAAACGGAAGCCACTGAGGCGACTGATGAAACTGCGGATGATGATTGA
- the LOC143425410 gene encoding uncharacterized protein LOC143425410, translating to MHREKDCRAYAKWKEERAKKSKKRRKVKKKERKEPTADCIDEDEIEDGTKPTLKINYRKCKKKKKKRRKRIPGRLIRKIYKRVSFAELVLNCIKPSIKEREYLLNQRHADCIGLSVPMIVIEQQTTKLSQIYPADRQKSDKKVIPCVKDKKRRRRKKPSRKKLEEQEPEDSECESICSFDSEVCLEGVKLTTKDNEEIRKYQREAREAIVTEETDET from the exons ATGCATCGCGAAAAGGATTGTCGAGCGTACGCGAAATGGAAAGAGGAACGAGCAAAGAAGTCAAAGAAACGCCGGAAAGTGAAGAAAAAGGAACGCAAGGAACCAACAGCTGACTGCATCGATGAAGACGAAATTGAAGACGGCACTAAACCAACGTTAAAAATTAATTATCGAAAGtgcaaaaagaagaagaagaagagaaggaaGAGGATACCAGGAAGATtgataagaaaaatatataaacgaGTTTCATTCGCAGAATTAGTGTTAAACTGTATAAAACCATCGATAAAAGAGAGAGAATATCTTCTTAATCAGCGTCATGCTGACTGCATAGGTCTTAGCGTACCGATGATAGTAATTGAACAGCAAACTACGA AGTTAAGTCAGATATACCCAGCTGATCGACAGAAGAGCGACAAGAAAGTAATACCATGCGTAAaagataaaaaaagaagaagaagaaaaaaaccaTCTCGTAAGAAATTAGAGGAGCAAGAACCGGAAGATAGCGAATGCGAAAGCATTTGTTCTTTCGACAGCGAAGTGTGCTTGGAAG GTGTAAAGCTTACGACGAAGGATAACGAAGAGATCAGAAAGTATCAACGCGAAGCTCGAGAAGCAATCGTAACGGAAGAAAccgacgaaacataa